A single Brassica rapa cultivar Chiifu-401-42 chromosome A04, CAAS_Brap_v3.01, whole genome shotgun sequence DNA region contains:
- the LOC103864328 gene encoding probable trehalose-phosphate phosphatase E isoform X2: MLETKIISKSEVLYAGGDDGDTSPATKIFQDFQINEEDVGRGGGLIRSWVDSMRACSPTHLKPFDNQSSWIKEHPSALNMFEEILHESEGKQIVMFLDYDGTLSPIVDDPDRAFMSNKMRNTVRKLAMCFPTVIVSGRSREKVYSFVKLTELYYAGSHGMDIKGPEQNSKYKKKTQSLLCQPATEFLPVISEVYMKLVEKTKSIQGAKVENNKFCASVHFRCVDENKWSDLAHLVRSVLKNYPKLMLTQGRKVLEIRPIIKWDKGKALEFLLESLGYENCTHVFPIYIGDDRTDEDAFKILRDKRQGLGILVSKYAKETNASYSLQEPDEVMDFLERLVEWKKLKSGE, translated from the exons ATGTTGGAGACAAAGATCATCTCTAAGTCGGAAGTTTTATATGCTGGAGGAGACGACGGAGACACGTCGCCGGCGACTAAAATTTTTCAAGATTTTCAGATCAACGAAGAAGACGTCGGAAGAGGAGGAGGGCTAATAAGATCATGGGTTGATTCCATGAGAGCATGTTCTCCTACTCATCTCAAACCTTTCGACAACCAATCTTCTTGGATC AAAGAACATCCATCAGCTTTGAACATGTTCGAAGAAATACTTCATGAATCAGAAGGAAAACAAATCGTCATGTTTCTTGATTACGATGGTACTCTCTCCCCCATTGTTGATGATCCTGATCGCGCTTTCATGTCTAACAAG ATGCGAAACACTGTAAGGAAACTTGCAATGTGTTTTCCAACAGTCATAGTTAGTGGGCGATCTAGAGAGAAG GTTTATAGTTTTGTGAAACTAACTGAGTTGTACTATGCTGGAAGTCACGGAATGGACATCAAAGGACCAGAGCAAAATTCCAAATACAAAAAA AAAACCCAATCTCTTCTTTGTCAACCCGCGACGGAGTTCCTTCCGGTGATTAGTGAG gTGTATATGAAACTAGTCGAGAAAACAAAATCGATTCAAGGAGCCAAAGTTGAAAACAACAAATTTTGTGCTTCTGTTCACTTTCGATGCGTAGACGAAAAT AAATGGAGTGACTTGGCCCATCTAGTTCGATCAGTTCTGAAGAACTACCCCAAGCTCATGCTTACGCAAGGAAGAAAA gtgttggagattcgTCCAATCATTAAATGGGACAAAGGCAAAGCACTTGAGTTCTTGTTAGAATCCCTCG GATATGAGAATTGTACCCATGTCTTCCCTATATATATTGGAGATGATCGTACCGACGAAGATGCCTTTAAG ATTTTGAGAGATAAAAGACAAGGTCTTGGGATCCTTGTATCCAAATACGCGAAGGAGACCAATGCTTCTTATTCTTTGCAGGAGCCAGACGAG GTTATGGATTTTTTGGAACGTCTGGTGGAATGGAAAAAGTTAAAGAGTGGGGAATGA
- the LOC103864328 gene encoding probable trehalose-phosphate phosphatase E isoform X4: MVRFIEENITKMLETKIISKSEVLYAGGDDGDTSPATKIFQDFQINEEDVGRGGGLIRSWVDSMRACSPTHLKPFDNQSSWIKEHPSALNMFEEILHESEGKQIVMFLDYDGTLSPIVDDPDRAFMSNKMRNTVRKLAMCFPTVIVSGRSREKVYSFVKLTELYYAGSHGMDIKGPEQNSKYKKKWSDLAHLVRSVLKNYPKLMLTQGRKVLEIRPIIKWDKGKALEFLLESLGYENCTHVFPIYIGDDRTDEDAFKILRDKRQGLGILVSKYAKETNASYSLQEPDEVMDFLERLVEWKKLKSGE, encoded by the exons ATGG TGAGATTCATCGAAGAGAATATTACTAAAATGTTGGAGACAAAGATCATCTCTAAGTCGGAAGTTTTATATGCTGGAGGAGACGACGGAGACACGTCGCCGGCGACTAAAATTTTTCAAGATTTTCAGATCAACGAAGAAGACGTCGGAAGAGGAGGAGGGCTAATAAGATCATGGGTTGATTCCATGAGAGCATGTTCTCCTACTCATCTCAAACCTTTCGACAACCAATCTTCTTGGATC AAAGAACATCCATCAGCTTTGAACATGTTCGAAGAAATACTTCATGAATCAGAAGGAAAACAAATCGTCATGTTTCTTGATTACGATGGTACTCTCTCCCCCATTGTTGATGATCCTGATCGCGCTTTCATGTCTAACAAG ATGCGAAACACTGTAAGGAAACTTGCAATGTGTTTTCCAACAGTCATAGTTAGTGGGCGATCTAGAGAGAAG GTTTATAGTTTTGTGAAACTAACTGAGTTGTACTATGCTGGAAGTCACGGAATGGACATCAAAGGACCAGAGCAAAATTCCAAATACAAAAAA AAATGGAGTGACTTGGCCCATCTAGTTCGATCAGTTCTGAAGAACTACCCCAAGCTCATGCTTACGCAAGGAAGAAAA gtgttggagattcgTCCAATCATTAAATGGGACAAAGGCAAAGCACTTGAGTTCTTGTTAGAATCCCTCG GATATGAGAATTGTACCCATGTCTTCCCTATATATATTGGAGATGATCGTACCGACGAAGATGCCTTTAAG ATTTTGAGAGATAAAAGACAAGGTCTTGGGATCCTTGTATCCAAATACGCGAAGGAGACCAATGCTTCTTATTCTTTGCAGGAGCCAGACGAG GTTATGGATTTTTTGGAACGTCTGGTGGAATGGAAAAAGTTAAAGAGTGGGGAATGA
- the LOC103864328 gene encoding probable trehalose-phosphate phosphatase E isoform X3, producing MVRFIEENITKMLETKIISKSEVLYAGGDDGDTSPATKIFQDFQINEEDVGRGGGLIRSWVDSMRACSPTHLKPFDNQSSWIKEHPSALNMFEEILHESEGKQIVMFLDYDGTLSPIVDDPDRAFMSNKMRNTVRKLAMCFPTVIVSGRSREKVYSFVKLTELYYAGSHGMDIKGPEQNSKYKKKTQSLLCQPATEFLPVISEKWSDLAHLVRSVLKNYPKLMLTQGRKVLEIRPIIKWDKGKALEFLLESLGYENCTHVFPIYIGDDRTDEDAFKILRDKRQGLGILVSKYAKETNASYSLQEPDEVMDFLERLVEWKKLKSGE from the exons ATGG TGAGATTCATCGAAGAGAATATTACTAAAATGTTGGAGACAAAGATCATCTCTAAGTCGGAAGTTTTATATGCTGGAGGAGACGACGGAGACACGTCGCCGGCGACTAAAATTTTTCAAGATTTTCAGATCAACGAAGAAGACGTCGGAAGAGGAGGAGGGCTAATAAGATCATGGGTTGATTCCATGAGAGCATGTTCTCCTACTCATCTCAAACCTTTCGACAACCAATCTTCTTGGATC AAAGAACATCCATCAGCTTTGAACATGTTCGAAGAAATACTTCATGAATCAGAAGGAAAACAAATCGTCATGTTTCTTGATTACGATGGTACTCTCTCCCCCATTGTTGATGATCCTGATCGCGCTTTCATGTCTAACAAG ATGCGAAACACTGTAAGGAAACTTGCAATGTGTTTTCCAACAGTCATAGTTAGTGGGCGATCTAGAGAGAAG GTTTATAGTTTTGTGAAACTAACTGAGTTGTACTATGCTGGAAGTCACGGAATGGACATCAAAGGACCAGAGCAAAATTCCAAATACAAAAAA AAAACCCAATCTCTTCTTTGTCAACCCGCGACGGAGTTCCTTCCGGTGATTAGTGAG AAATGGAGTGACTTGGCCCATCTAGTTCGATCAGTTCTGAAGAACTACCCCAAGCTCATGCTTACGCAAGGAAGAAAA gtgttggagattcgTCCAATCATTAAATGGGACAAAGGCAAAGCACTTGAGTTCTTGTTAGAATCCCTCG GATATGAGAATTGTACCCATGTCTTCCCTATATATATTGGAGATGATCGTACCGACGAAGATGCCTTTAAG ATTTTGAGAGATAAAAGACAAGGTCTTGGGATCCTTGTATCCAAATACGCGAAGGAGACCAATGCTTCTTATTCTTTGCAGGAGCCAGACGAG GTTATGGATTTTTTGGAACGTCTGGTGGAATGGAAAAAGTTAAAGAGTGGGGAATGA
- the LOC103864328 gene encoding probable trehalose-phosphate phosphatase E isoform X1 yields MVRFIEENITKMLETKIISKSEVLYAGGDDGDTSPATKIFQDFQINEEDVGRGGGLIRSWVDSMRACSPTHLKPFDNQSSWIKEHPSALNMFEEILHESEGKQIVMFLDYDGTLSPIVDDPDRAFMSNKMRNTVRKLAMCFPTVIVSGRSREKVYSFVKLTELYYAGSHGMDIKGPEQNSKYKKKTQSLLCQPATEFLPVISEVYMKLVEKTKSIQGAKVENNKFCASVHFRCVDENKWSDLAHLVRSVLKNYPKLMLTQGRKVLEIRPIIKWDKGKALEFLLESLGYENCTHVFPIYIGDDRTDEDAFKILRDKRQGLGILVSKYAKETNASYSLQEPDEVMDFLERLVEWKKLKSGE; encoded by the exons ATGG TGAGATTCATCGAAGAGAATATTACTAAAATGTTGGAGACAAAGATCATCTCTAAGTCGGAAGTTTTATATGCTGGAGGAGACGACGGAGACACGTCGCCGGCGACTAAAATTTTTCAAGATTTTCAGATCAACGAAGAAGACGTCGGAAGAGGAGGAGGGCTAATAAGATCATGGGTTGATTCCATGAGAGCATGTTCTCCTACTCATCTCAAACCTTTCGACAACCAATCTTCTTGGATC AAAGAACATCCATCAGCTTTGAACATGTTCGAAGAAATACTTCATGAATCAGAAGGAAAACAAATCGTCATGTTTCTTGATTACGATGGTACTCTCTCCCCCATTGTTGATGATCCTGATCGCGCTTTCATGTCTAACAAG ATGCGAAACACTGTAAGGAAACTTGCAATGTGTTTTCCAACAGTCATAGTTAGTGGGCGATCTAGAGAGAAG GTTTATAGTTTTGTGAAACTAACTGAGTTGTACTATGCTGGAAGTCACGGAATGGACATCAAAGGACCAGAGCAAAATTCCAAATACAAAAAA AAAACCCAATCTCTTCTTTGTCAACCCGCGACGGAGTTCCTTCCGGTGATTAGTGAG gTGTATATGAAACTAGTCGAGAAAACAAAATCGATTCAAGGAGCCAAAGTTGAAAACAACAAATTTTGTGCTTCTGTTCACTTTCGATGCGTAGACGAAAAT AAATGGAGTGACTTGGCCCATCTAGTTCGATCAGTTCTGAAGAACTACCCCAAGCTCATGCTTACGCAAGGAAGAAAA gtgttggagattcgTCCAATCATTAAATGGGACAAAGGCAAAGCACTTGAGTTCTTGTTAGAATCCCTCG GATATGAGAATTGTACCCATGTCTTCCCTATATATATTGGAGATGATCGTACCGACGAAGATGCCTTTAAG ATTTTGAGAGATAAAAGACAAGGTCTTGGGATCCTTGTATCCAAATACGCGAAGGAGACCAATGCTTCTTATTCTTTGCAGGAGCCAGACGAG GTTATGGATTTTTTGGAACGTCTGGTGGAATGGAAAAAGTTAAAGAGTGGGGAATGA